In Pseudomonas sp. R76, one genomic interval encodes:
- a CDS encoding acyltransferase family protein: MTSLAYRRDIDGLRAIAVLAVVLFHFGVPGVTGGFVGVDVFFVISGFLITSIIWRERQAGHFSFLDFWARRARRILPALIVMMLASLVVGWFLLAPKDYEELGRSIHNQVIFISNLFFMRQDGYFETASDMKPMLHTWSLSVEEQFYIAFPLLLAVLSRWLKPWRSALFVLLLVSFAASVWAVSHEPEKAFFLLPMRAWELLAGAMLAVLPVRAQRVGLGLAQTVSLIGLSLILVAVFGYDADTAFPGAAALLPVLGVVGLIWANGQHTTLVGRLLGSRVLVAIGLISYSWYLWHWPVLVFGKYASIFGLTPLELTALFFLSLLLGYGSWRFIEGPFRERRLLAGSRSILVAGVIALASLGLAGKGLVWSDGFAQRLSPEALQFAQTHTWSPKLMSCLGDDKKNNHREPCHFGPQASSARALVWGDSHASALIPALKDGSIKYDFSITQAGYAGCLPFYRNENTPGCRAFNERTAALLSREHFSDVVLVARWSLYVYGERSGDTGASIHDPATGKYDRAIAQQLFAEGLSAQVQQLRASGHRVWLVKEVPLQDFNVPFRLARLAMLGRPTDKEGLPLAEHLERQAYISATFERLAAADPGVRVLDPAPKLCEVNSWCRVELDGHALYTDDNHLSIAGSRLVEGFLEPFFRTLRNTSADSAMSRNDVQ, from the coding sequence ATGACCTCTCTTGCTTACCGAAGAGACATTGACGGCTTGCGTGCCATCGCTGTACTGGCTGTCGTGCTGTTCCATTTCGGGGTTCCAGGCGTTACTGGCGGCTTTGTCGGCGTTGATGTGTTCTTTGTGATTTCAGGTTTCCTGATCACCTCGATCATTTGGCGCGAGCGTCAGGCCGGGCATTTCAGTTTCCTGGATTTTTGGGCCCGGCGGGCCCGGCGTATCCTGCCGGCGCTGATTGTCATGATGCTTGCGTCATTGGTGGTCGGCTGGTTTCTGCTGGCGCCCAAGGACTACGAAGAGCTGGGACGCTCAATTCATAATCAGGTGATTTTCATCTCCAATCTGTTCTTCATGCGTCAGGACGGCTACTTCGAGACCGCCTCCGATATGAAGCCGATGCTGCACACGTGGTCGCTTTCGGTTGAAGAGCAGTTCTACATCGCATTTCCGCTGTTGCTGGCGGTGCTGTCGCGCTGGCTGAAGCCTTGGCGCAGCGCGTTGTTTGTGCTGTTGCTGGTGTCATTTGCTGCCAGCGTGTGGGCGGTGTCCCATGAACCCGAAAAGGCGTTTTTCCTGCTGCCTATGCGTGCCTGGGAGCTGTTGGCAGGCGCCATGCTGGCGGTGTTGCCGGTGCGCGCTCAGCGGGTAGGCCTGGGGTTGGCACAGACCGTCAGCTTGATCGGCCTGAGCCTGATTTTGGTCGCGGTATTCGGTTATGACGCCGATACGGCCTTCCCAGGCGCGGCGGCCCTGTTGCCGGTATTGGGTGTGGTGGGGCTGATTTGGGCCAACGGCCAACACACAACCCTGGTCGGGCGCCTGTTGGGCAGTCGTGTGTTGGTGGCCATAGGGCTGATTTCCTATTCCTGGTACCTGTGGCACTGGCCGGTGCTGGTGTTTGGCAAGTACGCCAGTATTTTTGGCCTCACGCCTTTGGAGCTGACGGCGCTGTTCTTCTTGAGCCTGCTGCTGGGTTATGGGTCCTGGCGTTTTATCGAAGGGCCGTTTCGTGAGCGGCGCCTGCTGGCAGGGAGCCGATCAATCCTGGTGGCGGGTGTCATTGCCCTCGCCAGCCTGGGCCTGGCCGGAAAAGGCCTGGTGTGGTCGGATGGGTTTGCGCAGCGGCTGTCGCCTGAGGCATTGCAGTTTGCCCAGACGCATACCTGGAGCCCCAAACTCATGAGCTGCCTGGGGGATGACAAGAAAAACAATCACCGTGAACCTTGCCATTTTGGCCCGCAAGCGAGCTCGGCGCGGGCGCTGGTGTGGGGTGACAGCCATGCGTCAGCGCTGATTCCGGCGTTGAAAGATGGGTCAATCAAATACGACTTCAGCATCACTCAAGCCGGTTACGCCGGCTGCCTGCCTTTCTACCGGAACGAAAATACACCCGGATGCAGAGCTTTCAACGAACGCACCGCAGCGTTGTTGAGCCGCGAGCACTTCAGCGATGTGGTGCTGGTCGCACGTTGGAGTCTCTATGTTTATGGGGAGCGCTCCGGCGATACCGGGGCTTCCATCCATGACCCGGCGACGGGGAAATATGACCGAGCCATCGCGCAGCAGCTGTTCGCCGAGGGTTTGAGCGCGCAGGTGCAGCAACTGCGTGCCAGTGGTCACCGGGTATGGCTGGTCAAGGAAGTGCCGCTGCAGGATTTCAACGTGCCTTTCCGGCTCGCCCGTTTGGCGATGTTGGGGCGCCCGACCGACAAGGAGGGCTTGCCACTCGCCGAACACTTGGAGCGACAGGCCTATATAAGCGCCACCTTTGAACGACTGGCAGCGGCTGACCCAGGCGTTCGGGTGCTGGACCCGGCGCCCAAGCTGTGTGAGGTCAACAGCTGGTGCAGGGTCGAGCTTGATGGTCACGCGCTCTACACCGATGACAATCACCTTTCAATCGCGGGCTCGCGGCTTGTGGAAGGGTTCCTTGAACCCTTCTTCCGCACGCTGCGCAATACATCTGCTGACTCAGCCATGAGCCGCAATGACGTGCAATAA
- the rho gene encoding transcription termination factor Rho codes for MNLTELKQKPITDLLQLAEEMGIENMARSRKQDVIFSLLKKHAKSGEEISGDGVLEILQDGFGFLRSADASYLAGPDDIYVSPSQIRRFNLRTGDTIVGKIRPPKEGERYFALLKVDTINFDRPENAKNKILFENLTPLFPTVRMKMEAGNGSTEDLTGRVIDLCAPIGKGQRGLIVAPPKAGKTIMLQNIAANIARNNPEVHLIVLLIDERPEEVTEMQRTVRGEVVASTFDEPPTRHVQVAEMVIEKAKRLVEHKKDVVILLDSITRLARAYNTVIPSSGKVLTGGVDAHALEKPKRFFGAARNIEEGGSLTIIATALVETGSKMDEVIYEEFKGTGNMELPLDRRIAEKRVFPAININRSGTRREELLTADDELQRMWILRKLLHPMDEVAAIEFLVDKLKATKTNDEFFLSMKRK; via the coding sequence ATGAATCTGACTGAACTCAAGCAAAAGCCGATTACCGACCTGCTCCAATTGGCCGAAGAAATGGGCATAGAAAATATGGCCCGTTCGCGCAAGCAGGACGTGATTTTCTCCCTGCTCAAAAAGCACGCGAAAAGCGGCGAGGAAATCTCCGGTGATGGCGTGCTGGAGATTCTCCAGGACGGCTTCGGCTTCCTCCGCTCCGCTGACGCTTCCTATCTCGCCGGCCCAGACGACATCTACGTCTCGCCGAGCCAGATCCGTCGCTTCAACTTGCGCACCGGTGACACCATCGTTGGCAAGATCCGTCCTCCGAAGGAAGGTGAGCGTTATTTCGCCCTGCTCAAGGTCGACACGATCAACTTCGATCGTCCCGAGAACGCGAAAAACAAGATTCTCTTCGAGAACCTGACGCCGCTGTTCCCGACCGTGCGCATGAAGATGGAAGCCGGTAACGGTTCCACCGAAGACTTGACCGGTCGTGTCATCGACCTGTGCGCCCCGATCGGTAAAGGCCAGCGCGGCCTGATCGTCGCACCGCCGAAAGCCGGTAAGACCATCATGCTGCAGAACATTGCAGCGAACATCGCGCGTAACAATCCTGAAGTTCACCTGATCGTGCTGCTGATCGATGAGCGTCCGGAAGAAGTAACCGAAATGCAGCGCACCGTGCGCGGCGAAGTGGTTGCCTCGACGTTCGATGAGCCGCCAACCCGCCACGTGCAGGTTGCCGAAATGGTGATCGAGAAGGCCAAGCGCCTGGTCGAGCACAAGAAGGACGTGGTGATCCTGCTCGACTCCATCACCCGTCTGGCCCGTGCCTACAACACCGTGATCCCGAGCTCCGGCAAGGTCCTCACCGGTGGTGTCGATGCCCACGCCCTGGAGAAACCAAAGCGTTTCTTCGGCGCCGCGCGGAACATCGAAGAAGGCGGCTCGCTGACCATTATCGCCACCGCGCTGGTTGAAACCGGCTCGAAGATGGACGAAGTGATCTACGAAGAGTTCAAGGGTACTGGCAACATGGAACTGCCTCTGGACCGCCGTATCGCGGAAAAGCGTGTGTTCCCTGCGATCAACATCAACCGTTCCGGCACCCGCCGCGAAGAGTTGCTGACCGCCGACGACGAACTGCAGCGTATGTGGATCCTGCGCAAATTGCTGCACCCGATGGACGAAGTCGCCGCCATCGAGTTCCTGGTCGACAAGTTGAAAGCCACCAAGACCAACGACGAGTTCTTCTTGTCGATGAAACGTAAGTAA
- the trxA gene encoding thioredoxin TrxA — translation MSNDLIKHVTDATFEAEVLKAQGPVLVDYWAEWCGPCKMIAPVLDDIATTYEGKLTIAKLNIDDNQETPAKHGVRGIPTLMLFKNGNVEATKVGALSKSQLQAFLDANI, via the coding sequence ATGAGCAACGATCTTATCAAGCACGTCACCGACGCGACCTTTGAGGCCGAAGTACTCAAGGCTCAAGGCCCGGTGCTGGTTGACTACTGGGCTGAATGGTGCGGCCCTTGCAAAATGATCGCCCCTGTTCTGGACGATATTGCGACCACCTACGAAGGCAAGCTGACCATTGCCAAGCTGAACATCGACGACAACCAGGAAACCCCGGCCAAACACGGCGTGCGTGGTATCCCGACGCTGATGCTGTTCAAGAACGGCAACGTCGAAGCCACTAAAGTGGGCGCACTGTCGAAGTCTCAGTTGCAAGCTTTCCTCGACGCGAACATCTAA
- a CDS encoding FadR/GntR family transcriptional regulator gives MNSIAQAVPEAALQAIRKLIKEQGFAAGDALPSQRDLAVQLGVSRASLREALSSLSALGVVSVQPGKGVFVQAVDESPGFAWPFAAQATPLDIFQLRYALEGFAAGLAAVTLSVDELDSLQDNVEAMRKVLKAGDFEAAARLDFEFHQRILLASGNQAMVSILSASAEVFLESQKLPFIRPERAMETWQEHRKILRALARRASAAAQKTMQEHVRNAALRTGIAFVTPVSS, from the coding sequence ATGAATTCCATCGCCCAAGCCGTACCGGAAGCGGCCCTGCAGGCCATCCGCAAACTGATCAAGGAACAGGGCTTTGCAGCGGGCGATGCATTGCCGTCCCAGCGCGACCTGGCGGTGCAGTTGGGGGTCAGTCGGGCGTCGCTGCGCGAGGCGTTGTCGTCCTTGAGTGCCTTGGGGGTGGTCAGTGTGCAACCCGGCAAGGGCGTGTTTGTGCAGGCGGTCGACGAGTCACCCGGGTTTGCCTGGCCCTTTGCGGCCCAGGCGACGCCGCTGGATATCTTCCAATTACGTTACGCCCTGGAGGGCTTTGCGGCGGGGCTGGCGGCGGTGACGCTGAGCGTCGATGAGCTGGACAGCCTGCAAGACAACGTCGAGGCCATGCGCAAGGTGCTCAAGGCTGGCGACTTTGAAGCTGCTGCCCGGCTGGACTTCGAATTTCACCAGCGGATCCTGCTGGCCAGCGGTAACCAGGCGATGGTGAGCATCTTGAGTGCGAGTGCCGAGGTGTTTTTGGAGAGCCAGAAACTACCGTTCATCCGGCCGGAGCGGGCAATGGAGACCTGGCAGGAACACCGCAAGATCCTGCGTGCCCTGGCCCGACGCGCCAGTGCGGCGGCGCAGAAAACCATGCAGGAACACGTGCGCAATGCGGCATTGCGCACGGGCATCGCATTCGTGACTCCCGTGTCGTCATGA
- a CDS encoding transporter substrate-binding domain-containing protein, which translates to MTKRYSALLTALFASLMLSQAPAQANGLDDIVARGTLKVAVPQDFPPFGSVGPDMKPRGLDIDTAKLLADQLKVKLELTPVNSTNRIPFLTTGKVDLVISSLGKNAEREKVIDFSKAYAPFYLAVFGPPEAAIHTTDDLKGKTISVTRGAIEDIELTAVAPKEATIKRFEDNNSTIAAYLAGQVDLIASGNVVMVAISERSNKRALELKVKLKDSPVYVGVNKNEPALLEKVNQILVAAKADGSLEKNAMQWLKEPLPADL; encoded by the coding sequence ATGACCAAGCGCTACAGCGCCCTGCTCACTGCCCTGTTTGCCAGCCTGATGCTGAGCCAGGCACCCGCCCAGGCCAATGGTCTGGACGACATCGTCGCCCGTGGCACCCTCAAGGTCGCCGTGCCCCAGGACTTCCCGCCGTTCGGCTCGGTCGGCCCTGACATGAAACCCCGCGGCCTGGACATCGACACCGCCAAGCTGCTGGCCGACCAGCTCAAGGTCAAGCTGGAGCTGACCCCGGTCAACAGCACCAACCGCATTCCGTTTCTCACCACCGGCAAGGTCGACCTGGTGATTTCCAGCCTGGGCAAAAACGCCGAGCGCGAAAAGGTCATCGACTTTTCCAAGGCCTATGCACCGTTCTACCTCGCTGTATTCGGCCCGCCTGAGGCAGCCATCCACACCACCGATGACCTCAAGGGCAAGACCATCAGCGTGACGCGCGGCGCCATCGAAGACATCGAGCTGACCGCCGTTGCGCCCAAGGAAGCCACGATCAAACGCTTCGAAGACAACAACTCGACCATCGCCGCCTACCTGGCCGGCCAGGTTGACCTGATTGCCAGCGGCAACGTGGTGATGGTCGCGATCAGCGAGCGCAGCAATAAACGCGCGCTGGAGCTGAAAGTGAAACTCAAGGACTCGCCGGTGTACGTGGGCGTGAACAAGAACGAGCCGGCGTTGCTGGAAAAGGTCAATCAGATCCTGGTGGCGGCCAAGGCCGACGGCAGCCTGGAAAAGAATGCGATGCAGTGGCTCAAAGAGCCGCTGCCTGCAGATCTTTGA
- a CDS encoding amino acid ABC transporter permease, translating to MAYQFDFMPVLANTDLLLRGALFTLELTAIGAILGVALGTVGAVVRAWKIQPFAWFFGVYVELIRNTPFLVQLFFIFFGLPSLGLKITEWQAAVLAMVINLGAYSTEIIRAGIQAIPRGQLEAAAALAMTRFEAFRHVVLLPALGKVWPALSSQIIIVMLGSAVCSQIATDELSFAANFIQSRNFRAFETYALTTLVYLCMALMIRQLLNWIGRRFVMRNSQ from the coding sequence ATGGCGTATCAATTTGACTTTATGCCGGTGCTGGCCAATACCGACCTGCTGCTGCGCGGCGCCCTGTTCACGCTGGAGCTGACGGCCATCGGCGCGATCCTGGGTGTTGCCCTGGGCACCGTCGGCGCGGTGGTGCGAGCGTGGAAGATCCAGCCGTTTGCCTGGTTCTTTGGCGTGTATGTCGAGTTGATCCGCAACACGCCGTTTCTGGTGCAGTTGTTCTTCATCTTCTTCGGCCTGCCATCCCTGGGGCTGAAAATCACTGAATGGCAAGCCGCTGTGCTGGCGATGGTGATCAACTTGGGGGCCTACTCCACCGAGATCATCCGCGCCGGCATCCAGGCAATCCCTCGTGGCCAGCTGGAAGCCGCAGCCGCACTGGCGATGACGCGTTTCGAAGCGTTCCGCCACGTGGTGCTGCTGCCGGCGCTGGGCAAGGTGTGGCCAGCCCTGAGCAGCCAGATCATTATCGTAATGCTCGGTTCGGCCGTGTGTTCGCAGATCGCCACCGATGAGCTGAGCTTTGCCGCCAACTTTATTCAGTCACGCAACTTCCGCGCCTTTGAAACCTACGCGCTGACCACCCTGGTGTACCTGTGCATGGCGCTGATGATTCGTCAGTTGCTCAACTGGATTGGCCGCCGCTTCGTGATGAGGAACAGCCAATGA
- a CDS encoding amino acid ABC transporter permease: MSDFSFWDIVRNLATGLQWTLLLSLVAFVGGGLIGLLVMTMRISRKAFPRNVARTYIELFQGTPLLMQLFLVFFGIALLGVDISPWLAAAIALTLFTSAYLAEIWRGCVESIAHGQWEASASLALNPLEQLRYVILPQALRIAVAPTVGFSVQVVKGTAVTSIIGFTELTKTGGMLANATFEPFMVYGLVALGYFLLCYPLSLSARYLERRLHASA, from the coding sequence ATGAGTGATTTCTCCTTCTGGGACATCGTGCGCAACCTGGCCACCGGCCTGCAATGGACCCTGTTGCTGTCGCTGGTGGCGTTTGTCGGCGGTGGCCTGATCGGCTTGCTGGTGATGACGATGCGCATCAGCCGCAAAGCGTTCCCGCGCAATGTCGCGCGCACCTATATCGAACTGTTCCAGGGCACGCCGCTGTTGATGCAGCTGTTCCTGGTGTTTTTCGGCATTGCCCTGCTTGGCGTGGATATTTCACCCTGGCTGGCGGCGGCCATTGCCTTGACCCTGTTTACCAGCGCCTACCTCGCCGAGATCTGGCGCGGCTGCGTCGAATCCATCGCCCACGGGCAATGGGAGGCGTCAGCCAGCCTGGCCCTCAACCCGCTTGAGCAACTGCGCTACGTGATCCTGCCTCAGGCCCTGCGCATTGCCGTAGCACCCACCGTGGGGTTCTCGGTGCAGGTGGTCAAAGGCACCGCCGTGACCTCGATCATCGGCTTTACCGAACTGACCAAGACCGGCGGCATGCTCGCCAACGCCACCTTCGAGCCCTTTATGGTCTACGGCCTGGTGGCCCTCGGTTACTTCCTGCTCTGCTACCCCTTGTCCCTCAGTGCCCGCTACCTGGAAAGGAGACTGCATGCCTCTGCTTAG
- a CDS encoding amino acid ABC transporter ATP-binding protein produces the protein MPLLRISALHKYYGDHHVLKGIDLTVEEGQVVAIIGRSGSGKSTLLRTLNGLESINDGVIEVDGEYLDAARADLRSLRQKVGMVFQQFNLFPHLTVGENVMLAPQVVQKVPKAKAAQLAKQMLERVGLGEKFDAFPDRLSGGQQQRVAIARALAMSPKVLLCDEITSALDPELVNEVLSVVRQLANDGMTLIMVTHEMRFAREVGDKLVFMHQGKVHEVGDPKTLFANPKTPEFANFIGSVEQPS, from the coding sequence ATGCCTCTGCTTAGAATTTCCGCCCTGCATAAGTATTACGGCGATCACCACGTACTCAAGGGCATCGACCTGACAGTCGAAGAAGGCCAGGTGGTGGCGATCATCGGCCGCAGTGGCTCGGGCAAATCCACCTTGCTGCGTACCCTTAATGGCCTGGAGTCGATCAACGACGGCGTGATCGAAGTCGATGGCGAATACCTCGACGCCGCGCGCGCCGACTTGCGCAGCCTGCGGCAGAAAGTCGGCATGGTGTTCCAGCAGTTCAACCTCTTCCCGCACCTGACCGTGGGCGAAAACGTGATGCTCGCACCGCAAGTGGTGCAGAAAGTGCCCAAGGCCAAAGCGGCACAACTTGCCAAGCAGATGCTGGAGCGGGTCGGGCTGGGGGAAAAGTTCGATGCCTTCCCTGATCGCCTGTCCGGTGGCCAGCAGCAACGCGTGGCTATTGCGCGCGCGCTGGCCATGTCACCCAAGGTGCTGCTGTGCGACGAAATCACCTCGGCCCTGGACCCGGAGCTGGTCAACGAAGTGCTCAGCGTGGTGCGTCAACTGGCCAACGACGGCATGACGTTGATCATGGTGACCCACGAAATGCGCTTTGCCCGGGAAGTGGGCGACAAGCTGGTGTTCATGCACCAGGGCAAAGTGCATGAAGTGGGCGACCCGAAGACGCTGTTCGCCAACCCTAAAACGCCGGAATTCGCCAACTTCATTGGCTCGGTGGAACAGCCGAGCTGA
- a CDS encoding fimbria/pilus chaperone family protein has product MRCCSILSRALFFSLLFTAVAAADGMQPETTVVLLYEEEGEATINIKNTDAGRALLHSVVENVPEDLEPLLIVTPPITRVEAGDTQLVRFISTLKEPLKTQRLKRVSFEGIPQARAEQGATIGITIRQNLPLILHPKGLPRHQTPWELLKWKRVGERLTVHNDSAYVVRMAADVQLLPQGIKAALPRAYILPGEALAVSAASPLGGVAEVEFQPATVYGFAVDAYRAAINADES; this is encoded by the coding sequence ATGCGGTGTTGTTCGATACTAAGTCGAGCGTTGTTTTTTAGCCTGTTGTTTACTGCAGTTGCTGCGGCGGACGGTATGCAGCCTGAAACAACGGTGGTACTGCTCTATGAAGAAGAGGGCGAAGCCACAATAAACATCAAGAATACGGATGCAGGCCGGGCGTTGCTTCATTCAGTGGTAGAGAATGTGCCTGAGGACCTGGAGCCGCTGTTGATTGTCACACCGCCCATTACGCGCGTGGAGGCGGGCGACACGCAATTGGTGCGCTTCATCAGTACCTTGAAGGAGCCGCTCAAGACTCAGCGGCTCAAGCGTGTGTCCTTCGAGGGTATTCCCCAGGCGCGTGCCGAACAGGGGGCCACGATCGGTATCACCATCCGGCAGAACTTGCCGCTGATCCTGCACCCAAAAGGCCTGCCCCGGCATCAAACACCCTGGGAGTTATTGAAGTGGAAGCGGGTGGGTGAGCGTCTCACCGTGCATAACGACAGTGCCTATGTCGTGCGCATGGCGGCGGATGTGCAGTTGCTTCCACAAGGCATCAAGGCAGCGTTACCGCGTGCTTATATTTTGCCGGGCGAAGCGCTCGCAGTGTCAGCCGCAAGCCCCTTGGGCGGTGTGGCCGAGGTTGAGTTTCAGCCGGCGACTGTCTATGGGTTTGCGGTAGACGCATATCGGGCTGCAATCAATGCTGATGAGAGTTGA
- a CDS encoding DUF1120 domain-containing protein — protein sequence MKKIVGLTLGITCLAAALSAQATTNSATLTVIGTIKPAACSLNLTGNGEINYGNIRSGELSQTAFNPLTEKTVGLNILCNAPTTFGVTFTDLQAGSKVPGILGAGYTEAQNFGLGAVGTRRTGGYSVALTNLRASNTTLYPIMRTGASWQHSDGKVAHLTQYSWRNGSALTPASISQLTGTIAVKAVINRAAELDLRNDVSLNGRATIVLNYT from the coding sequence ATGAAAAAAATTGTTGGTTTGACTCTCGGTATTACCTGCCTGGCTGCGGCGTTAAGTGCCCAGGCAACCACGAACAGTGCGACATTGACCGTCATCGGCACGATCAAGCCTGCAGCGTGCAGCCTTAATCTTACTGGCAACGGTGAAATCAACTACGGCAATATTCGCTCGGGCGAATTGTCCCAGACGGCGTTCAACCCGCTCACGGAGAAGACCGTTGGCTTGAACATCCTTTGCAATGCGCCAACCACATTCGGGGTCACCTTTACCGATTTGCAAGCGGGCTCCAAGGTGCCGGGCATCCTGGGTGCGGGCTATACCGAAGCGCAGAACTTTGGCTTGGGCGCTGTAGGTACCCGGCGAACCGGCGGCTACTCGGTCGCGCTCACCAACCTGCGGGCATCCAATACGACGCTATATCCCATCATGCGTACTGGCGCCTCGTGGCAGCACAGTGACGGCAAAGTTGCACACCTGACCCAGTACTCGTGGCGCAATGGCTCGGCCCTGACGCCCGCCTCAATCAGTCAATTGACCGGCACTATTGCAGTCAAAGCTGTTATCAACAGGGCGGCGGAGTTGGACTTGAGGAACGACGTCTCCCTTAATGGGCGTGCGACGATTGTACTGAACTACACCTAA
- the ppx gene encoding exopolyphosphatase, translating into MPQSQAKNLSLIAAIDLGSNSFHMVVAKAQNGEIRILERLGEKVQLAAGIDDERQLNEESMQRGLDCLKRFAQLINGMPLGAVRIVGTNALREARNRGDFIRRAEEILGHPVEVISGREEARLIYLGVSHTLADTPGKRLVADIGGGSTEFIIGQRFEPLLRESLQMGCVSYTQRYFKDGKITPARYAQAYTAARLEIMSIEHALHRLTWDEAIGSSGTIRAIGLALKAGGHGTGEVNAEGLAWLKRKLFKLGDAEKIDFDGIKPDRRTIFPAGLAILEAIFDALELQRMDHCDGALREGVLYDLLGRHHHEDVRERTLSSLMERYHVDLEQAARVERKALHAFDQVAEDWELEDGVWRELLGWAAKVHEVGLDIAHYHYHKHGAYLIEHSDLAGFSREDQQMLALLVRGHRRNIPKDKFADFGGEGIKLIRLCVLLRFAILFHHIRGTQEMPQVTLRANGDSLDVVFPKGWLDENQLTQADFAQEAEWLTRVGFSLNLR; encoded by the coding sequence ATGCCGCAATCCCAAGCCAAGAATCTGTCCCTGATCGCCGCCATCGACCTGGGCTCCAACAGCTTTCACATGGTCGTGGCCAAGGCCCAGAACGGCGAAATCCGCATCCTTGAGCGGCTCGGCGAGAAAGTACAACTGGCTGCCGGGATCGACGACGAGCGCCAGCTCAATGAAGAATCCATGCAGCGCGGGCTCGATTGCCTCAAGCGTTTTGCCCAACTGATCAACGGCATGCCCTTGGGCGCTGTGCGAATCGTGGGCACCAACGCCTTGCGAGAAGCCCGCAACCGTGGCGACTTCATCCGCCGCGCCGAGGAAATCCTCGGGCACCCGGTAGAAGTCATTTCCGGCCGTGAAGAAGCGCGCCTGATTTACCTCGGCGTGTCCCACACCCTGGCCGACACCCCCGGAAAACGCCTGGTGGCGGACATCGGCGGTGGCAGTACCGAATTCATCATCGGCCAGCGTTTCGAGCCACTGCTGCGCGAAAGCCTGCAGATGGGTTGCGTCAGCTACACCCAGCGTTACTTCAAGGATGGCAAGATCACCCCGGCGCGCTATGCACAGGCCTACACGGCGGCGCGCCTGGAGATCATGAGCATCGAACACGCTCTGCACCGCCTGACCTGGGATGAAGCCATCGGCTCGTCCGGCACCATCCGCGCTATCGGCCTGGCCCTCAAGGCCGGCGGCCATGGCACCGGTGAGGTCAACGCCGAAGGCCTGGCATGGCTCAAGCGCAAACTGTTCAAGCTGGGCGATGCCGAGAAGATCGACTTTGACGGCATCAAACCCGACCGCCGCACCATTTTCCCGGCCGGCCTGGCGATTCTCGAAGCGATCTTCGACGCCCTCGAACTGCAACGCATGGACCACTGCGACGGCGCCCTGCGCGAAGGCGTGCTCTACGACCTGCTGGGCCGTCATCACCACGAAGACGTGCGTGAGCGCACCCTCAGCTCGCTGATGGAGCGTTATCACGTCGACCTGGAACAGGCCGCCCGTGTGGAGCGCAAAGCCCTGCACGCGTTCGACCAGGTGGCCGAGGACTGGGAGCTGGAAGACGGCGTGTGGCGCGAGCTGCTCGGCTGGGCCGCCAAGGTGCATGAAGTGGGCCTGGACATCGCCCACTACCATTACCACAAGCATGGCGCCTATCTGATCGAGCACTCGGACCTCGCCGGTTTCTCCCGTGAAGACCAACAGATGCTCGCCCTGCTGGTGCGCGGCCATCGCCGCAACATCCCCAAGGACAAGTTTGCCGACTTCGGCGGCGAAGGTATCAAGCTGATTCGCCTGTGCGTGCTGCTGCGCTTTGCGATTCTGTTCCACCACATCCGTGGCACCCAGGAAATGCCCCAGGTAACCCTGCGCGCCAACGGCGACAGCCTGGACGTGGTGTTCCCCAAAGGCTGGCTGGACGAAAACCAGCTGACCCAGGCGGACTTCGCCCAGGAAGCGGAATGGCTGACGCGGGTGGGGTTTAGCCTGAACCTGCGCTAA